The nucleotide window ATCCAACCTTCTTACCTTCTTTCATCGATACACACACAGAGGTATGATTACTATGGATGTTATTATAATGCATCATTATATATATTGTCTAAGTAATATAATATGTATTTCTTGATCATTGTTATTGCattttgttttaataataatgAAATTGTTTATACTGATACTAGTCTAAgttcccgtgtgttacacgggtggctAATAAGAAAAATAACTACTTTAACATTGTTGACAtaaatattttaattatatatacgtTGAAATATTAACGAAAATGATAGAGAGTACACCAAATAATTGATATACATGAAtagaaacaaaataaatattaagggggtgtttgggagtGCTTATTTTAGTGACTTGTTAGTTTATTGActttttaaaaagttaaaaagtgtttggatCAAACTATTTTGTGAGGggaaaagtcaataagtcactctattgtaacttattaacttttccaaaaagttataagttgttttgaaaagctaaaccaaacatgGCCTAATATCATAAACATATTAATACTGAATTGATACGGATTTGTTGATGCATCGTTTAACACCTAGTATTACAAAAGGAAAAATGGAAACACGCAAGAGCACTGAATTCAATGACCATAGAAACTTTATCACATCAACCTACCTTTGACTCTTTGACTACTACATACCCGACTACACACTGAATTCAATTACCATAGAAACAACACCCTTGTATTTCAATAACCTTAAAAAAATAAGAATTTAAAAGCACAACCACAAAGACACCATTATCATAATTGCAACCCCAAACCCATATTATAGCTGCTGCAAGTTTTCAATAAAAGAAAGTCAAAGTACACTAAAAGGAAGTAAAACTTTAAGATGTAAAAACATAAATACAATAACAAAAGCTTTTCTTACTAAAAGGAAGTAAAACTTTAAGATGTAAAAACATAAATACAATAACAAAAGCTTTTCTTGCTACTGTCGCTGATGGTGATGGTAGAAGAGCTTATTCCCATTGATGCCATCATACTCACCACCAGGTCCTTACCCTTTGCAAATCAATCCTTGGTCTACAAAATAGCCATAACAAACTCAGTTTCAAgtaaataaaatacaaatataaTCTAAAAAACATGTTGACAACCCTTTGAATGAGGTGAATCATGTAGGTCGTAAACATTGATCCTTTAGCCTGTTTAGTGACATATGTTGGCTGCACATCTGGAAGCTCCTTATGCACATCTTGCACAAATCGTATGCCTATGGGTTCTTTTCAAAGagattttttttccatttttatgtttccCGGTAAAGTTGTTTTATACAGGAACGACCTTAAGGTCCCTCAGTTATGAGTTTTTAACTTCTCGCTATGCAAATTGCACATGAACTAAATGCAAAGTTAGATATTACTATTAATAATGTTGTTTTTATGATTATACTTACAGCAtcaaatatttataatttttaaaaaagAAAGAAGGGCAACAGGTTTATGCTGGTCATCTTGGCTTGGCCCGTTTCAACCCTACTGAAAATGGCAAGTTTCGATCCAAAGTGATTTTGAACCATGACATGATATGGTTAAAAGAGAGTAAAATGGAAAAAAATGAACCTTGGAATGTTGATGTTGTCATAAAACGGTATACAATAAGAAAAATTGGTGGACATCATCCACCCTATAGTGTTCCTCCACACTGGCAATGATATGATGGCCATTTTGAGTTTGAGAATTTCAGTAGCACCCTTTTGTGGTAAGAGAACAGTGCGTCTAACTTCAAATGCAGCTCTCTGTTTGTATTGAAAGTATTTTTAAAGGAAAAAACCAATCATAAACAAAATCCATAAGCTTATTATCCGTAGTCTTTTCCAGTTTCCTTGTATAtaataaatttttatatttcaTCGAGTCAATCAATATCTGAGACAATTTTTAATCCAGAAAGATCATGACTTACTTTCTTAACGGGGGATTTTGTAAGAACTGGATCTTTGCAAAAACTTTTTCCAAAGCTGTTAGATGATGGTTGGCTTCTTCCAACTATTAAAATAATGAATCAAAAGATATGATTGTACTTAATATTACTCAAGCATAGCCGGTAAATTTCTAAATTATAGCCACCAGCATTTGTTTTCCCCTTGAGCAGAATATTCAAAAAGATATGATGACCGAGCATAATTAAGCCTAAAAGATATGATGCTGCAAAATCTAATATTTGTTTAAACGAATGGTGAACGAAGCATTAGAGATCAGATCATACCTCCATGATTGAATACTAATGCACTATGCAGAtaaagaaaaagaatttggaaaGTGTCTCGCTAAGCTTCTAAAATTTGGAGCATTATATCTTTTTGGCTTAATTTGCAATGAAAGAGGACATATCATGGAGTAGTTTGCAAAACGTGTACATTAGGCCAAGTTATACTTTAGAGTTGGTCTCATAGTCACAGATATGAAAGTGAAAAGGCCAAATTAGTTTAAAGTCTTGAAAATGCAACAGTAGACAGTACACAATATAATGAAAACAAATAACATTGAGTTATTAAGAAATGTTAAAGAGTTTGTGGTGGGTATCTGAGTTTgatgtttaaaaaaattaacgtGTTCATAAAGCATCTTTGGCAAATCATACATAAGCCTTCCATTAAAGGTCAAAATAGCAAGAGCAACAATATGCcgatcaaaataatcacaaaCCCGTATGATGACCAAAATTATCAACATAAAAAATTaccaaaaacattattatttttatatattagaGAATTAAACTCtattaaaaattacaaaattaatGAATTGATCATACCTTGTCTTTCCTAATGAGCTTGCATCCTTCAAGAGCACCAGTGTTGAAATATTTGTAGAAGTAGGGGTTCAGTTACCCGAGGGTTGTTTCCGGTACAGGACAGAAGTAGCCTAAGTGATTTCTAGCAAGCATAGAGAAATATATCTTTGAAAGAAACGCCAAATTTATGGCAAAAGTTAAGGATTATTAACACTTTATTTATATATAAGTATTTATAAAGAAGAGATAAAAAGCATTTGTGGGTCAACCTAACCCGGTACTAAAAATGAATCGTCTTAAACTGAACTCGATTTGACTGGCGACCCATTAGCCAACCCACCCACCCATGGGTAAATAAGCCATTTTGACCGGTTTTTAAAGATCCAAATGTACATGTAACATTAGAACTAACTCAAAACTCTTGTATAAGCACAAACGAAAAGAAACAAATGATAAGAAGTAGCACATATTTTATTAGAATTAACCAGTTTTGAATGTTGATTAAGAAAGACACAGTTTTGAATGGTGATTAAGAAAGACACTGGAGGTAATAATTTTGACCCATTACGTATGAATGGTGGATTTGGGTTGTTTTCTATCCGAAGCAGGTCAAATAAAAAAGATAAAACTTAAAAGTTCATTTAGCAAGCATCACCAACAGCAGGAGTCTACAATGTTATAATCCATAGTTAAATATAACTTTATTGGTAAATATGTGAAGAAGTATTTAGTGTCAAACCGGCTCATACTGACCCATAgctaaaaataaacaaaaaaaaaaaaatctaagcaACCCATCCATTTTACTGTGTGTCGAGATATAGATTTCGTACATGCACATCATTAAGAACATTGCTTAATATTGTTAAAAAAAGGAAGAATCGTATGTTCACCATGGAGTCATTTGGTAAGAAATTCAAACTCTAATCGACCCATTTGAGTATTCACTAAATAGAGCCCCCTATAGTAGATGAGAGAATTCATAGCTCCACTACCATGGTATTTTGCCTCTAGATATTTTGTAAGGACACACAGTATTAGTTGTCAATGAAATGATTAATTGAGTTAATTAGGAATATTTTGTAATCACTTGTCTATTGGGAATAATGGAATATAAAAAGGGCAAAATGcttgaaaaaaaagtttaaatTCTTCTGATTTCAGCAACCAGTTATATATTAGGCACAAAAAAAAACTGACTTGAAACCTACCTTGTTTTAATAGATTTACTAAATTCTTTATGTGGAAAGGCTGAACGGAGTCGAAGCACCGATTGTCCTTCATTCCTCAAATGACGAACAACGAACAGAAACTCAATGGATCGAAGCTAATTTTCCTTCATTCCTTGCTTTTTGGCTGacatcaaaaattaaaaaaaaaatagatcaaTCGACACTCATGCTTTTCAAACTTATATAGCAATGACAGAAATGCAATTAACAGAAAGAATGCAAACCTTTCTCGACGGGCACATCAACCTTTAGCTCTGTTTCTTTGTCCACCCAAACAAACACGTAATTCGAAAGCTTACATGTTGCCGAATCCCTATGCATCTACAGCCAGATTCACCATTTCGGTGGAAAACCAATTAAAACCAAGCTAATCCACATGTTCCAGTTAAAACTGAAGTTCACGTTTATGTTATTTGACTATGATATACAACTATACCATATCTCAACCTCAAAGTATAATTACACCAATGAAAGAATTCATAATAAGTTAGGAATGGATCAAGCATATGATTTATACCTGAGGAACTTCTTTGCAAGCAGTGCAAAACAACTTCTACTATGGCCTTTTCATTTGCTAATTGGTGCAACTTTGATGCAAAGCAAATAAGGTACAAAGTGATGATGTTAACATAACTTAATATCGGATACAAAAAGTATAAGTTTTGAACAAAAATGGTGGTTTGAATTAGGATAAAAAGATATTCTTCTCGGAGTGTTATTATAAACATCACAAATTTCAAATTAAAATAGTGAATACGCATACAATAAACATCATACCAGAATTGAAACATTACATAACCTTTGCCGGAAAAAATATGGAGGCTTCAGTTCTCTCAGATTACCTCCGCCACCTGGCACTCTGGCTGCCAAAGGAGCACCTCCGCCACCACTCTGCAATACAACTTCTATCTCCCCCTTTGACACCACCCTGCAACGCTAGCAACTCACACCACCCTTTCGGTGACACCACCGCCACACTACCTACCACCAACTCTTGGTGGTTTTGCTACATCTCTGGATTGAATTTTCATAACAGGCAACTACTGATCCTTAATAATCATATTTCAGCAAAAcaaaaaataattagttttatTTATCCACTCATTGATGTAATCTAttttttaagtttcaaattaaatgaaaaaagcTTACTTAGAAGGGCTGCCAGTTGTTGTTTGACTTCCGATATCATAATCAGATGCCAACGGGCTAGGTTGGCTCGAGTCAAGTGGATCATCACTATCACTACAACATTTACAAAATACAGAAGCATAAGTGGTTGAGCCTAAGGTCTTTCTTGAAAACGTTGACATCTAGCTACAAGTGTGTTCTGAATGCAAAAGGTTCGTATTTTGGAATACTAAACAAAAGATAAGTCAATTAGCTAATATGAAGATACGACCAAAAGATAAATTACGTAATTTTTTAAACATTTACTGCAAAATGTAAGTCCAAGAAAACTTGAAATAAAAGTTCAATAGAAAAATGACGAAAAAGGAATGTTCGATTTTATTGCTAACGATCAGAATTTTGTCTTGAACATATTATGGGCCTCTAGTGTATTTCTTGTTTCCAAGTGGTAGCATAAGTGTTTGACCATTTGTTAATTACTTTCTCAAAACCAGATTCCAGGTACAAATGAATCGTGAGACCGTTGCTTAAACATATCCATTGCTTATATTGTTGTCCATTTTTAAGGTATAAATTGTGACCTCTTCTATCAGTAACATAAGATGCCTAACAATCTTTTCAGTTTCACATGGCATTTCATCGAGCAGTTGGTGTGCATTTATCAAAAACATTATAGAAATCCAATATTTGATTCAGTTGAGCCCCATAATAATAAGTTTAAATAAGAATCATCCTAATATGAAGCATTCATTGATTTAATTTAAACATTTTATTGTAAGATCGAAAATAATTAGAACCTGCAAGGATGATAGTCATTCAATTCTTTGAGTGTAGCAGGTATATCAGACGACACTTCTCCACCATTAGCATCTTCTTTCAACATCTCTGTTATGCATACcaaaatcaaattaagaaaaataactaccttaacaatttcttcattatcaaagtttttattttttttcttaaatcttGTTTTGATACATTTTAATGCCTaccaataaccaaaacccaaaaaaaaatcacatttttataaCTACCCATGTAACCAGTCatcaaaaaaacacataaaaaaacaTGCAACTCCTCCATCATCAAACCATTTTAACTTAAAACTTGTAACAATACCTTAGGGAAATGCAGTTTAAGTCACAACTGGAGTCGTGTGTTAATTGAACACCCTACCTACACATCACATTGATTGTTTAAGAAGACcagaagaaaatgaaaaataacaCCAAAAACACATCACATTGATTGTGTAGAGAAACACAATGTAAGTGTAATCAGCCATAAAAAGAGCTGAATTGGAGGTAACTGATCAAACACCAGGTAGGCAACCACTTTCTTAgacagttctgacccgtttaagagGCAACTTAGACCCTGGATTtgacataaacacataaacaacTTCAAAACACAATATATGaaataatacatataaaatgGAAGGCAATTGATCAAACACCTGGTAGGCAGCCACTTTCTAAGACAATTCTGACCCGCTTAAGAGGCAACCTAGACCCTGAATCTGAAATAAACACAAAATCAACTTCAACTTCAAAACACAATATCCGaaataatacatataaaatgGGAAGCAATTGATCAAACACCTGGTAGGCAGCCATTTTTTTGAACCCACTGCAAAAGCACAGCCATTTTTTCAACTTCAAAACACCTGGTACACACACAAAAATTGTAATTAGAACAATGTTATATTCAAAAAAGCAGAACAAAAATACAATTTTATTAAATTTTCAAACTCTGTAACAACGTGGTAACATAAATCTGTCTACATAATCAAAAAATAACGATTAGGGTTTATGATGGAATGAAAGAACTATAAAATAACAAAAGATGAATAACCAGAAACAAATAGAAATTAATTACGGTGTCTAAGAACAACAATAAACAGACTAATTACATCAATCAACTGGTAAAAATCTCACATCTAAAAGAATTAACAGATCCGTTAACATCAACAACAACATACAAATCATACAACAAAATTGGGGTTttctaataaaaactaaaaatcacAAACAGAGGTGGAATATACTTACCGATGCTTGTATTTGGATGTCTGATGATGAACAAAAAACAGAGCACGCTTCTTCAATGATCGACTGAAACATCTGATTAAAAGCAAGATTTTGTATATAGGCGATACAATTGGAAACGGTTCCATAATTtcaattgattattgaataagatTAAAACCTTCCATATATAATCTAAAGAAGGCGGTTCAAGAATTGAAGGAAATTGAAGGAAATAGAGAGGAGAGGAAAACGCCGCCCAAAATCACAATTCTCTGGCCAAAGAGAATAGCCACCTCATAGTCAAATAGTCAAcctttattttgctttagtataatagatagattaTAGTATTGAATGTTCATAGTTGTATTCTTTTCTGTTGCATACTTGCTTTTTCAACGGTGTATATGTTAATCTTATTTAATGttaatatgaatttaaattaaaTGATAGTGTTGTAAtcagtttatataaaataaatatatttcaacatcaCTTATTTTTATTTCAATATGTAGATGTAGATATGCTGAATTCTCTTAGTCACCCATTCTAAAATTACTATACGTACACTAATATcttttatatatacaaatatatatatatttttatttttatgttcatCCATTATACTCAACTACGTTATACGTTGTTAGCTTTTAGATGTTAGGTTTTTACATTGTTAGACAATAATATAAATGTTTTCATTATTTAAAGTAGTAAAtcgttaatttttattttatataatataaaataaacaaatactCACTGTATAGTTCTATAtcattaaaatatatatacaatttaTTATTGCTAGATCCTATTGTTCAATATGAAGTTACAATTTAAATATATGTATCCTTTTAATTTTAAGTAATTGTGTAATATTAAATTGATTTCAATCTTAATACAATTTTTAATTTCTCTGAATGTGTATGCTATCAACCTTATGTgatcttattttttttaaatatcccaactgtatttttgtttttcaaaatattCTTATATAGTAATacttattttttttctaaacatCTACATACATCAATTGTATTTCATTTGTTAGGTTTTCTATTCTAGCACAATAGATCGTAAAATGGAAAAGATTGGCATGGAAATGGTTGTCGACGAGATTTTCTCAAGGCTCCCTACCAAAGCTGTAGATCGTTTCAAAAGTCTTTCGAAATATTTTCGTAAGGAACTACCAACTCATAATTTTGAGTTGAAGCATTCTCGGCGGGCTGGAAATTCACTACAAAAGAAACTACTGTCCTTGAAACATGAGTCGATAGTCGTTGACGATATAGTAGGTGGGAATTTGGAAGTCGATACAAGCAAAACAATAACTTTCCCATACAATATCCATCCTTCCTTCTTACGTATTATATCGTCTTTTAACGGACTGTTGTTAGTTTGCAATGAAAGGATTTTTTGTGAGCTCATCCTTTGGAATCCAATAACGGGGCGCTTTAAATTGATATCCGACGACTACTTTAATCATCGTTTTGATCGTAACTCTGATACCGGTGGAATGTACTTTGACCAGTTCGACGATCTCAAAGTGCTTCACATCAAGTGTTACCGTAACGTTGCTACTGCCCGTGTTTATTCACGACGTCTTGACTCATGGAGAAAAATAAATTTCCTCAACGAATCAAAATTTGCTTCATCGTCTTATTCATGGTCTCCTGCAACTTATTCCggcaaaaccatatatttcatggtttcaaattattggttTCTACCTGGCGAGAGGAACATAGTTACTTTTGATGTTATTTCTGAATCTTTCAGCGTACTTTGTTTTCCCGAGCGTATGGaagtcaatccttgccaaggacattttctaaccattttgaACAAGCTGCATGTGATTGTCGTTGGACGGGCTGATGAACTAATCGCTGATTTGTTCAAACTTGAACATGATGACTGGGTCAAGGTGTTTTCTTTCGATAAGCCTCACATACTTGATTATCAGGGAAGGCAGCAAAGGACAAATATAATTCAAGACAACAAGTTGCTGATAACAAGTATTTGGGGTGATTTTGTTGAAGTTGACTTGTGCAATGAAGCTTTCAActacctccaacatgttgacaactacaacGGTCCGAAAGGAGCCTTATTTATCGAGACCACTGTTTCGCCTATCGAATCTAAATTATGATTGTATTTTATACTTTTTTGTCTTTTGGTTCTAGAACTTTATTATTTGTTTCAAGTATCTGATGTTATTTGCTTTTTTatgtttaataataaaataacttCTTATTCTATTGCATTTTTTCCATATGTATAATAAATGTATCCAGTAACTTATATTTCAGTTTGGTCTTATGGAATGATATTATTTCAAACTTTTGTCATGCTACTATTCTTTCATTGTATAATGGTATTTTAGGATAACATAAGGTACATATGAATTAGTATCTTAAGCTTAATTTCGACAATCTGATCCTTAGTTTCAATTAAAGTGGAGCTAAATTTTGGATTGTCGTATTCTTACATCATACCAGAATTTCAGGAATGTCTAAAAGAAAAAATTACGACTCTTCATCTTTATCTAATAACACCGGAAAGGAAAACATTTCAAGCGGTAATGTCGTAAATTTAACACTTCATTCATCTTTCATAATATTTGTTTATGAACATGTTTAACTTTTATATAATCATTTTAATTACAGATGCTACAGCTTTTGTACCTATTAATCCATCCTCCAATATTACATCCGGTACGAATCTAACTTCGCAATAATATAAGTTATTATTTAATTATAGATATTAGTATTTAATACATAAATTAGCTTTGCCATTGCCCAAAGGAAATAAAgtaaatttaatatattatactaCGATTACTATTATGAATATCAGCCATGTCTTAAAAGTTAATGCCTTTTTGTAAAGTTAACATCCTTTTTCTTCCCGCGCAGTTCGTCGAGGAAGAAGACCACTATCGAACATTACAAACGGTACTACTTAACAATATGTTTTACTTTGATGTGTTTTTAACTTTAATTTGAAGTTTTTGTTAAAGTATATT belongs to Helianthus annuus cultivar XRQ/B chromosome 5, HanXRQr2.0-SUNRISE, whole genome shotgun sequence and includes:
- the LOC110942889 gene encoding putative F-box/kelch-repeat protein At3g17280, whose protein sequence is MEKIGMEMVVDEIFSRLPTKAVDRFKSLSKYFRKELPTHNFELKHSRRAGNSLQKKLLSLKHESIVVDDIVGGNLEVDTSKTITFPYNIHPSFLRIISSFNGLLLVCNERIFCELILWNPITGRFKLISDDYFNHRFDRNSDTGGMYFDQFDDLKVLHIKCYRNVATARVYSRRLDSWRKINFLNESKFASSSYSWSPATYSGKTIYFMVSNYWFLPGERNIVTFDVISESFSVLCFPERMEVNPCQGHFLTILNKLHVIVVGRADELIADLFKLEHDDWVKVFSFDKPHILDYQGRQQRTNIIQDNKLLITSIWGDFVEVDLCNEAFNYLQHVDNYNGPKGALFIETTVSPIESKL